Proteins encoded together in one Olsenella timonensis window:
- a CDS encoding helix-turn-helix domain-containing protein codes for MKYFEIGQRIRRYRKACGLSQEALAGRVGISVTHMSHIETGNTKLSLPVLARIAEGLSVGTDALLSDRPKPDKAALSEEVQEILASFEADELPVAIEVLRALRDSLAKRRG; via the coding sequence ATGAAGTACTTCGAGATAGGCCAACGTATCAGGCGGTACCGCAAGGCGTGCGGGTTGTCGCAGGAGGCGCTGGCGGGAAGGGTCGGCATCTCCGTCACGCACATGAGCCACATCGAAACCGGAAACACCAAGCTGAGCCTGCCCGTGCTCGCGAGGATTGCCGAAGGACTCTCGGTGGGAACGGATGCGCTCCTGTCCGATAGGCCGAAACCCGACAAGGCCGCGCTCTCGGAGGAGGTGCAAGAGATTCTAGCCTCGTTCGAGGCGGACGAGCTTCCCGTGGCGATTGAGGTGCTCCGAGCGCTGAGGGATTCGCTTGCCAAGCGCAGGGGGTAG
- the nox gene encoding H2O-forming NADH oxidase, producing MNVVIVGANHAGIAAANTLLDNYPDARVTMIDRNTNLSYLGCGTALWVGRQIDSYEKLFYTNEEAFVAKGAQVHMETSVTGIDFDGHLVGCSAADGSSFEVPYDKLILATGSLPISPRLPGADLDGISFLKLFQEGQEVDRQVSDEAVRSVAVIGAGYIGVEIAEAARRRGKEVRIFDIAPTSLASYYDPEFARLMDERLAQGGIECHFGEAVTSYGGDDAGHVRSVATEKGTYPADLVINAIGFVPNVELGRDHLELGAKGAYRVDAHQQTSDPDVYAVGDCATIYSNALRAETYIALATNAVRSGIVAGHNVGGTPLEAIGVQGSNAISVFGLNLCSTGLSAAAAEKAGMDVDWSDFSDLQRPGFMRENAEVKIRIVYERDSRRVVGAQLASEYDVSMAIHMFSLAIEEGVTVDRLKLLDIFFLPHFNQPYNYITMCALGAK from the coding sequence ATGAACGTCGTCATCGTCGGGGCCAACCACGCCGGAATCGCCGCGGCAAACACCCTGCTCGACAACTATCCGGACGCGCGCGTCACCATGATTGACCGCAACACCAACCTGAGCTACCTCGGGTGCGGCACCGCGCTGTGGGTCGGCCGCCAGATCGACTCGTACGAGAAGCTCTTCTACACCAACGAGGAGGCCTTCGTCGCCAAGGGCGCGCAGGTCCACATGGAGACGAGCGTCACCGGAATCGACTTCGACGGGCACCTGGTGGGATGCTCGGCGGCCGACGGCTCCTCCTTCGAGGTGCCCTATGACAAGCTGATCCTCGCCACGGGGTCGCTGCCCATCTCGCCCAGGCTTCCCGGCGCCGACCTCGACGGCATCAGCTTCCTCAAGCTCTTCCAGGAGGGCCAGGAGGTGGACCGCCAGGTCTCCGACGAGGCCGTGCGCTCCGTTGCCGTCATCGGCGCCGGCTACATCGGTGTGGAGATCGCCGAGGCCGCCAGGCGCCGCGGCAAGGAGGTGCGCATCTTCGACATTGCGCCCACTTCGCTCGCCAGCTACTACGACCCCGAGTTCGCCCGCCTCATGGACGAGCGCCTTGCCCAGGGCGGCATCGAGTGCCACTTCGGCGAGGCCGTGACCTCCTACGGCGGCGACGATGCCGGCCACGTGCGCTCCGTCGCCACCGAGAAGGGCACCTACCCCGCCGACCTCGTCATCAACGCGATCGGCTTCGTGCCCAACGTGGAGCTCGGCCGCGACCACCTGGAGCTCGGCGCCAAGGGGGCCTACCGCGTGGACGCCCACCAGCAGACGAGCGACCCCGACGTCTACGCCGTCGGCGACTGCGCCACGATCTACTCCAACGCCCTGCGTGCCGAGACCTACATCGCGCTGGCAACCAATGCCGTGCGCTCGGGCATCGTGGCGGGGCACAACGTCGGCGGCACCCCGCTCGAGGCCATCGGCGTCCAGGGCTCCAACGCCATCTCGGTCTTTGGGCTCAACCTCTGCTCGACGGGCCTCTCCGCGGCGGCGGCCGAGAAGGCGGGCATGGACGTCGACTGGTCCGACTTCTCCGACCTGCAGCGTCCCGGCTTCATGCGCGAGAACGCCGAGGTCAAGATTCGCATCGTCTACGAGAGGGACAGCCGTCGCGTCGTGGGCGCCCAGCTTGCGAGCGAGTACGACGTCTCGATGGCGATCCACATGTTCTCGCTCGCCATCGAGGAGGGCGTGACCGTCGACAGGCTCAAGCTGCTCGACATCTTCTTCCTCCCCCACTTCAACCAGCCGTACAACTACATCACGATGTGCGCCCTCGGCGCAAAGTAG